The Mesotoga infera genome contains the following window.
TGGTCCTGCCCAGAGTGCTCTTGCCACAGCCCGACTCCCCGACTACTCCAATAGTCTCTCCCCGGTTTATCTCAAGGGTTACAGACTGCATTGCCCTTACATGACCGACTACCTGTAGAAAGACACCGGCCTTTATCGGGAAGAACTTCTTAAGTCCTTCGGTAGAAAGTATCTTCATTTTTCAGATCCCCCTTCGAATAGCCAGCAGGCAGCGGTGTGGTCTTCACCAACATAGAATTCGGGCGGGTCTTTATTTCGGCAGAGCTCCATTGCGTGAGGACATCTAGGATTGAATCGGCAGCCCTCTGGAAACTCATATGCCCTGGGAACGTACCCTTCGATGTATGGCAGTTTCTTTCCCTTGAAGGATCTCGTTACTCTAGAGCTGAGAAGACCCTTGGTGTAAGGATGAGAGGGCGAGGAATACAGTTCCTTCACCCCAGACTTCTCGACGATTTTTCCGGCGTACATTACGTGAACCCTGTCTGCCAGTTCGGCAACTACCCCGAGATCATGTGTGATAAAGATTATCGAACTGCCGAATTCTCCCTGGAGCTCCCGCATTATGTTCAAAACCTGAGCCTGTATTGTGACATCCAGTGCGGTAGTTGGTTCGTCTGCGACAACTATCTCTGGATTTGTTATCAGGGCCATGGCAATCATGATTCTCTGAAGCATTCCGCCGCTCATTTCGTGGGGATACTCTCTGTATCTCTTCTCCGGTTCGGGGATATTTACCCTTCTGAGAATTGAAATGATCTCATCGTAGGTTCTGATCTGGTCCCAGGTCATGTGAGCTCTGGCAACTTCCGTTAGTTGGAACCCTATTGTGTAAAGGGGGTCGAAGGCCGACATAGGTTCCTGAAAGATCATGCTGATTTCCTTGCCCCTTATGTCCCTGTACGCCTTGTTAGAAAGTCCGACCAGGTTCTTCCCTTTGTAAAAGATTTCACCCTCGACCTTGGCCGGCGGCACTTTTATCAGACCGAGAAGTGTCTGTACGGTAA
Protein-coding sequences here:
- a CDS encoding ABC transporter ATP-binding protein codes for the protein MSEILEVKNLKTYFRTPDGLVKAVDDISFNLEEGEILALVGESGCGKSVTVQTLLGLIKVPPAKVEGEIFYKGKNLVGLSNKAYRDIRGKEISMIFQEPMSAFDPLYTIGFQLTEVARAHMTWDQIRTYDEIISILRRVNIPEPEKRYREYPHEMSGGMLQRIMIAMALITNPEIVVADEPTTALDVTIQAQVLNIMRELQGEFGSSIIFITHDLGVVAELADRVHVMYAGKIVEKSGVKELYSSPSHPYTKGLLSSRVTRSFKGKKLPYIEGYVPRAYEFPEGCRFNPRCPHAMELCRNKDPPEFYVGEDHTAACWLFEGGSEK